TCATCTTTTTCGTATAAGTCTAGTGAACTTGTGGTCGCTGTTTTTTGACCATTTATGACCAAATCTGCCAGTTCATCGGCGAAGACACCAAATTGAAAAGCTGATTGCATTTTTGCGTCGTGGGGTACACTATTAGATTCTTGTGCTTTCTTAAAAAGTTCATTTGGTGTCATTTTTTATTCCTCATTTTTTAGAAATTATCTTAATACCTAATTAATTGTATCACTTTGTAATTTTTGTTCAGGCAATAATTTTTAAAAATTATATTATAGATTGTTTTGATTATTGCGTTAGTAAATAATTGGTCTAAATTTAATCGACTTGTGAAATTTAAAAACTGATGTGATGAAATAGGCGTTTTAAGGACTTTGTGAAAGGTTTTGAAAATGACCTATTTTTTAGTGCTTAGAAACGTTGATATACCGTTACTTTGTATAGCGTAGCTTATGTAAACCTTGATTGGTATAGCTATTTTTAGTAGGTTTTAGTCATTTCAACGAAATTGTATGTTGAACCGTTTGTTTTTTGTTCGTAGTGTCTTGATATTTTAAATCCAGCTTTTTGATACACTTTTTGCGCTCGAACATTAAATTGTGCAACGTCTAGGATAATCTCTGTTACATAAAACTTAGATGTTGAAAAATTGATTATTAAATTCAAAAAATCAATACCTTTACCTTTCCCTGTGCTTGCGGGGTTCATACCCAAACCTATTTCATATTTTCCTTTATTTTCGTCTTCAGGTTCAATAACAAAAAAACCAATTAGATCATTGTTGTTAGTTATTTGATAGTAATTATTTTGTCTAAGTGTGGGGTCGATTAATTCTTCATAGTCTTCGATATCATTTTGCATATCGTAAAAATCGTATGGCGCATCATAGTGCCATTCATTTGCTATTTTAAGTGCATTTTCTTGGGATAGTTTTGTAATTGTTTGAGTCATCACTGTTCCTTTTATTAAGTGTTTTTAATTTATAGTTTACCATTCAGAGTAACTTTGGTGTTAATAGAATGGTTTAAGGAGAAAAATGTATGGAATATCACGCAAGAAGTCCAACACTTAGCATCTGTGTTTGGCTTTGTTGTTAATTAAATATTTGTAGTTTAAAAAGAAAAAGTAGGTAAAAATTATGGTTTTAGAAGTTAAAAAAATTCAATCTTTGTCCGCTCAATCAATTGAAGATTTGAAGGCAATTGAAAAGATAGGTGGACTTGAACACCTTGCTCAACTAAGTGATGAACTTAAAAAGGCAGTGGCAGATGAAGAACAGCTACGTGCTGTTAGTCCAATGCTGCCGCCTTACTTTGCTGAACTACGCAAGAACTTAGGTTTCTTGCTTGGTACGGCTAAGTCCTTGCAGACACACGGTGTCAATCGTACAAAGGACATTGAGGGTCTTTTGGATCAATTGTCACATATCAAGTAAGAACCTATTGTTAAAGCTCTAGACTTTTATGGCAAATGTCCTGTAAGAGACCGGGGCTTTATGTACATAGTGACTTTAGTTTTGGCGTGGCTCGTAGCGACCAGCGGAGAGACAGTGCCACGCCTTGCCCCAACGCGAAGCGTTAAGGGGGCAAGGTGCGTGGTCGCGGTTAAGCACACACGACCAGTGTGTGTCAGCGACTGGCACATGCGCCAAAAATAAAGTCACCAAAAAGGCTTTAACCCCCAGTTACTAACAGGGGGGTTAAACCGGTAAAAACGCTGAAAGCGTCAACCCAATATGGGGAACAAACGCCGGTATGAAGCCATTTAGAATAAAAAACAAAAATTGCGGGTTGAAACCACCAAAACCGCAATTTTGAGAAAGGAAAGCCGACATGATAACGATTAACAATGAGCCAACAGCTTATACAACTATATTTCTAGGAACAACACAACATAGCTTACGGTTATCGTTGGAAATACTTATCATGGTTGGTATGAAATTGAATGATGAAATTATTGAGACTTATAACGTGACCGTATCAGCTATTGAGTTAGGTTATTTGCCTAACATCGGTAGTGAGATTGCGATTGATGAAATTACTGGTAGTGAGTTATCGGGCTTTAAAGCAAAACTAACTGCGCCTGATGCAAAAATACAAAACACGGTTTCAACTGATTTGAAAAAATTAGTTGATTTAAAAAATGTTGGTCAATACCAACTACTGAAAAGGAAAAAGATTATGACACCAAATTTGAACGCACCAAAATTAACAAATGATAATTTGATATTGATACGCCAATTGCTTGGGGTAACACAACCAGAATTAGCAAAAAAGATTGGTGTTAGTGAAAGAACTGTTTGGGGTATAGAAAATGGTAGTCAAAAAATATCGGATAAGTTTGTCGATAAGTTGCTGGTGGCATATCCAGAATTTGCTGAAAGCATCGAAGTACAATTTGATTGGGTTTCATTGACATTCCCAGATTTAACTTCAAAGCAAGTTATCGCTGATGTGTTAAGGCTACAAGAAAATCTGTTTTTGGAACGTCCTACCTCTCAAAACTTTTATACTCGTGAAATGTCATTTGCTGGCGAAAAGAACATTTATATACAAGACTTTGCCCCAGTGAAAAACCTAGAAACACAAGCTGTGGATCAAAAATTTGGGACAACACTTTATTTAACTGGTAAAGGCACACGGTTGTTTGAAAAGGCTTTGTTAGAGCAAAATATGAATTGGCGTGATTTTTTTGAAAAGGCAAGGTTATATCGGGGGCATCTAACACGTTTAGATATTGCAATCAATGATAAATGGGGCTTATTGAGCATGAATGACCTTGTTAAAGCCGTACAAGAAAAACGTTTTTGGAGCAAATCAAAGTCTTATGCGGTGCATGGCAACGTCGATGACGGCTGGACGGTCGATTTTGGTAAGTCGCCCTTTGTTATCCGTGCCTATGACAAACACAAAGAACAAGCAAATAAGGGCTATGATACTGATGTAAAAACTCGTGTGGAATTGGAATTACATCAAGATAAAGCAGAATATGTCCTTGATGAATGGCTTAACAATGATGAAAAATTAGTTGATATAACTTTTGATATTCTATATACCTATTTGTGGTTTACTAATGGCAAAATTGAAGCCCAACAATTGAAAGCAGATAAGGTACGTGATGAGATTGAAGCAACGATTGAGCCGATGCCTGCTTGGTCGTTATTAACTGCTTTGGGTAAGAAAATGAAATTTGTTAGAGAACCAAAAAAGCAAAGTGTAGAACGTATTGAAAAATGGGTCTTACAGTCGGTTGTGCCTAGTCTAGCAGTACTAAAGAAAACAGGACATTGGCATGACATTATTGAAGCAATCAATACTGTTGAGCTTTCTGCCGAACATGAAAAACTAGTTATGGCAACTACTAAGAATGCGATAACACAGGCAAGTAAGCATTTAAATATCAACTTTGAAAAACCAACAAAAAAATATAACGAAGATAACGAACAAGGAAAGGGGGCATGACAATGTATAAAGCAGTTGGTTGGCATTCACAAAATGAGTATATGGCTGGCAATAGTCTTGCTGATGTGATGCGCAAGTTACAAAAAGAGTACCCAGCACCTAGACGAACTTCTAGGGGTTTGAGTACCCAACAAATTTATAGTGAGCCATTACGAATTATTGATGAAACTGGCAAAGATAAACAGTATTTACCCTAAAAAATATAGAGTGTTTAACTATTGACTAAGGGAACAAGTGTTCGTATAATGGTTATAGTAAATAAAAACCGACTGGAGCTGTGAGCTATGAACCAAATTGATGCTGTCATTGGGGATATTAAAGAAATGTTTGCTAAGCAACCCAACACAATATATGAAGTGCGAGTTGTAGACCAAATCTACTCAAAAAAGGTCAATATATTTTTTGAATGGTATAAGATTGGCAAGGCTACACGGTCGCAACAAATAGCGCAATTTGATAGTACCTACACAGAAAGAATACCAGAAATCATCAAAAAAATTCGTAAAGAAACAGGTTTGACGGTTCGTACAAATATATATGACTAGTCACAAAATGAGTTAGTGCTTAACAGTTACTAGCTCTTTTTTTGCATTCAAAAATGAAAGGAATAAATAAGATGCCAACAAAAATATGGTTAAAACCAGAACAATTAGAGCTGTATATTAAACAGTTAGAACGATTTAGAGACTTATACAGTCAATTAGACCAAACGTTAGAAAGCGATAGACAAGGCTTTCAATTCAAGGCAGGTGCGCCTAACTTTCAAACAACTTTAAGCGTATCAATGCAACTCCAAGCTAAAATTAGACAAGCACAATCTCAAACTTACGGAGATGTGCTTTTTTTTAACAAAGAATTAGCATCTAAGGTACAAGATTTGGTTTCAAAATCAATTGATTTAACCTTTGCGTATCGTGATTTAGACTTGTTGATTAAGGGAACTGATCGCAATACTGAGAGTGGCTTAAATAAGATTGAAGAACAGTTGTATCAAGCTAAACGGCAAATAAGAGAAAGAAATCTATAAAAAGATGATGATATTATCTTGAATATATGGCCATGCAATTATGGTATTAATAAGAATGTGTGCCAACATAGTGTACTGCAGTTTTCCAGTGAAACGATATAATAGTCCCAACAATAAGCCAAAAATAAAATAAGGTAATAATACTGATAAATTCTGATGTTGATGAAGTAAAGAAAAAACAATTGCGCTTAGGATAACATCAAATCCGAATTTAGAATTTTTGAAATAGAAGTTCATCAATAAACCTCTACACATCAATTCTTCAAAAATTGGTCCCAACAGTGTGATAGCTAACAACTCTAATTGTATTCCTAGTATAGAAGAATTGTTTAACGTGTTTAACAGCTCGGTTTGGTTAGTTGCTACAGAAACAGGAAAAAAATTATGGCTAATTATTGTAAATAAGAAATACAATACCACAACAAGCAAGCTAAGTAGAATTTTAAACAACCTTGGTGCTTCCCATACAACCGAGGTTCTATTTTTATTTCTGAGATAGATCGCTAAAATCATAATGGGAAGAGGGTACAGCATGATATCTGAAAGCAACCAACTTTGATAGCCTGCGTAAAAAGAAAAATTAAAAAATGAAACAGCAAAATTAGTAAGTAGCGGTATTAACCAAACAAAGGATAAAAATATCAATCCGGGGGTGATGAAATTTTGAGATACAGTTCTGAAAG
The Leuconostoc suionicum genome window above contains:
- a CDS encoding GNAT family N-acetyltransferase; this translates as MTQTITKLSQENALKIANEWHYDAPYDFYDMQNDIEDYEELIDPTLRQNNYYQITNNNDLIGFFVIEPEDENKGKYEIGLGMNPASTGKGKGIDFLNLIINFSTSKFYVTEIILDVAQFNVRAQKVYQKAGFKISRHYEQKTNGSTYNFVEMTKTY
- a CDS encoding replication initiation factor domain-containing protein; the protein is MITINNEPTAYTTIFLGTTQHSLRLSLEILIMVGMKLNDEIIETYNVTVSAIELGYLPNIGSEIAIDEITGSELSGFKAKLTAPDAKIQNTVSTDLKKLVDLKNVGQYQLLKRKKIMTPNLNAPKLTNDNLILIRQLLGVTQPELAKKIGVSERTVWGIENGSQKISDKFVDKLLVAYPEFAESIEVQFDWVSLTFPDLTSKQVIADVLRLQENLFLERPTSQNFYTREMSFAGEKNIYIQDFAPVKNLETQAVDQKFGTTLYLTGKGTRLFEKALLEQNMNWRDFFEKARLYRGHLTRLDIAINDKWGLLSMNDLVKAVQEKRFWSKSKSYAVHGNVDDGWTVDFGKSPFVIRAYDKHKEQANKGYDTDVKTRVELELHQDKAEYVLDEWLNNDEKLVDITFDILYTYLWFTNGKIEAQQLKADKVRDEIEATIEPMPAWSLLTALGKKMKFVREPKKQSVERIEKWVLQSVVPSLAVLKKTGHWHDIIEAINTVELSAEHEKLVMATTKNAITQASKHLNINFEKPTKKYNEDNEQGKGA
- a CDS encoding CPBP family intramembrane glutamic endopeptidase translates to MTKLSFRTVSQNFITPGLIFLSFVWLIPLLTNFAVSFFNFSFYAGYQSWLLSDIMLYPLPIMILAIYLRNKNRTSVVWEAPRLFKILLSLLVVVLYFLFTIISHNFFPVSVATNQTELLNTLNNSSILGIQLELLAITLLGPIFEELMCRGLLMNFYFKNSKFGFDVILSAIVFSLLHQHQNLSVLLPYFIFGLLLGLLYRFTGKLQYTMLAHILINTIIAWPYIQDNIIIFL